Proteins found in one Cervus canadensis isolate Bull #8, Minnesota chromosome 24, ASM1932006v1, whole genome shotgun sequence genomic segment:
- the SMPDL3B gene encoding acid sphingomyelinase-like phosphodiesterase 3b isoform X1, which translates to MRLPEVLIFLASWGVARAPPGKFWHISDLHLDPSYKVSEDPLQVCPSAGSQPVPNAGPWGDYLCDSPWILINSSIYAMKEIEPEPDFILWTGDDTPHVPNERLSEVAVLQIVEQLTQLIREAFPDTKVYAALGNHDFHPKNQLPAGSNNIYNQVAELWRPWLNNESITSFKEGAFYSEKLPGLSGAGRIVVLNTNLYYGNNEQTAGMADPGQQFQWLDDLLTSASQAGEMVYIIGHVPPGFFEKTRNKAWFREGFNEEYLKVVRRHHRVIAGQFFGHHHTDSFRMFYDSAGHGDLLLEPEPGERAGRAKLGARVPGDRGLRGAGRRCPLHARGARPHRQRPGCVAALLRLQLGQLRHAGLRRSVPRRARVRAARGGLRRVRGLPACPRRRARALPCAPARGAAGLARAARVLTLGEPTADALGKMEAASALRAGLLHPFPSQRQQNELGLGSRSGNEAPRVPPAAHFFHVSCFIQNTLLVMRVINL; encoded by the exons GGAAGTTCTGGCACATCTCTGACCTGCACCTGGACCCCAGCTACAAGGTGTCTGAAGACCCTCTCCAGGTGTGCCCGTCTGCGGGCTCCCAGCCGGTACCCAACGCAGGCCCCTGGGGCGACTACCTCTGCGATTCTCCCTGGATCCTCATCAACTCCTCCATCTACGCCATGAAGGAGATCGAGCCAGAGCCAGACTTCATCCTCTGGACCGG TGATGACACGCCACACGTGCCCAACgagaggctgagtgaggtggcCGTGCTGCAAATTGTGGAGCAGCTGACTCAGCTCATCAGGGAGGCCTTTCCAG ATACTAAAGTCTACGCTGCTTTGGGAAATCATGACTTTCACCCCAAAAACCAATTACCCGCAGGGAGCAACAATATCTACAACCAGGTAGCAGAGCTGTGGCGACCCTGGCTCAATAACGAATCCATCACTTCCTTCAAAGAAG GTGCCTTCTATTCTGAGAAGCTGCCGGGGCTGAGCGGGGCTGGGCGAATCGTGGTCCTCAACACCAACCTGTACTACGGCAACAATGAGCAGACGGCCGGCATGGCTGACCCCGGCCAGCAGTTCCAGTGGCTGGACGACCTGCTGACCAGTGCATCCCAGGCTGGGGAAATG GTGTACATCATCGGCCACGTGCCCCCGGGGTTCTTTGAGAAGACACGGAACAAAGCGTGGTTTCGGGAGGGCTTCAATGAGGAGTACCTGAAGGTGGTCCGGAGGCATCATCGAGTCATCGCCGGGCAGTTCTTCGGGCACCACCACACCGACAGCTTTCGGATGTTCTATGACAGTGCAG GACATGGTGACCTACTTCTTGAACCTGAGCCAGGCGAACGCGCTGGGCGCGCCAAGCTGGGAGCTCGAGTACCGGGTGACCGAGGCCTACGGGGTGCCGGACGCAGGTGCCCGCTCCATGCACGCGGCGCTCGGCCGCATCGCCAGCGACCAGGGTGCGTTGCAGCGTTACTACGTCTACAACTCGGTCAGTTACGACACGCAGGCCTGCGACGAAGCGTGCCGCGCCGAGCACGTGTGCGCGCTGCGCGAGGTGGCCTTCGACGGGTACGCGGCCTGCCTGCGTGCCCCCGGCGTCGCGCCCGCGCCCTGCCTTGCGCTCCTGCCCGCGGCGCTGCTGGGCTTGCGCGCGCTGCTCGTGTCCTGACCTTGGGGGAACCAACGGCCGACGCGCTTGGTAAAATGGAGGCAGCATCAGCCCTGAGAGCTGGACTCCTCCACCCTTTCCCCTCCCAGCGACAGCAGAATGAACTGGGACTGGGCAGCCGATCAGGAAATGAAGCCCCGAGGGTCCCACCAGCAGCACATTTCTTTCACGTTTCATGTTTTATCCAAAACACTCTGCTCGTCATGCGTGttattaatttataa
- the SMPDL3B gene encoding acid sphingomyelinase-like phosphodiesterase 3b isoform X2 translates to MRLPEVLIFLASWGVARAPPGKFWHISDLHLDPSYKVSEDPLQVCPSAGSQPVPNAGPWGDYLCDSPWILINSSIYAMKEIEPEPDFILWTGDDTPHVPNERLSEVAVLQIVEQLTQLIREAFPDTKVYAALGNHDFHPKNQLPAGSNNIYNQVAELWRPWLNNESITSFKEGAFYSEKLPGLSGAGRIVVLNTNLYYGNNEQTAGMADPGQQFQWLDDLLTSASQAGEMVYIIGHVPPGFFEKTRNKAWFREGFNEEYLKVVRRHHRVIAGQFFGHHHTDSFRMFYDSAGAPISVMFLTPGVTPWKTTLPGVVNGANNPGIRVFEYDRATLSLQDMVTYFLNLSQANALGAPSWELEYRVTEAYGVPDAGARSMHAALGRIASDQGALQRYYVYNSVSYDTQACDEACRAEHVCALREVAFDGYAACLRAPGVAPAPCLALLPAALLGLRALLVS, encoded by the exons GGAAGTTCTGGCACATCTCTGACCTGCACCTGGACCCCAGCTACAAGGTGTCTGAAGACCCTCTCCAGGTGTGCCCGTCTGCGGGCTCCCAGCCGGTACCCAACGCAGGCCCCTGGGGCGACTACCTCTGCGATTCTCCCTGGATCCTCATCAACTCCTCCATCTACGCCATGAAGGAGATCGAGCCAGAGCCAGACTTCATCCTCTGGACCGG TGATGACACGCCACACGTGCCCAACgagaggctgagtgaggtggcCGTGCTGCAAATTGTGGAGCAGCTGACTCAGCTCATCAGGGAGGCCTTTCCAG ATACTAAAGTCTACGCTGCTTTGGGAAATCATGACTTTCACCCCAAAAACCAATTACCCGCAGGGAGCAACAATATCTACAACCAGGTAGCAGAGCTGTGGCGACCCTGGCTCAATAACGAATCCATCACTTCCTTCAAAGAAG GTGCCTTCTATTCTGAGAAGCTGCCGGGGCTGAGCGGGGCTGGGCGAATCGTGGTCCTCAACACCAACCTGTACTACGGCAACAATGAGCAGACGGCCGGCATGGCTGACCCCGGCCAGCAGTTCCAGTGGCTGGACGACCTGCTGACCAGTGCATCCCAGGCTGGGGAAATG GTGTACATCATCGGCCACGTGCCCCCGGGGTTCTTTGAGAAGACACGGAACAAAGCGTGGTTTCGGGAGGGCTTCAATGAGGAGTACCTGAAGGTGGTCCGGAGGCATCATCGAGTCATCGCCGGGCAGTTCTTCGGGCACCACCACACCGACAGCTTTCGGATGTTCTATGACAGTGCAG GTGCCCCCATCAGTGTCATGTTCCTTACACCTGGGGTCACCCCGTGGAAAACCACGTTACCTGGAGTGGTCAACGGCGCCAACAATCCAGGCATCCGGGTGTTTGAATATGACCGAGCTACGCTGAGCCTGCAG GACATGGTGACCTACTTCTTGAACCTGAGCCAGGCGAACGCGCTGGGCGCGCCAAGCTGGGAGCTCGAGTACCGGGTGACCGAGGCCTACGGGGTGCCGGACGCAGGTGCCCGCTCCATGCACGCGGCGCTCGGCCGCATCGCCAGCGACCAGGGTGCGTTGCAGCGTTACTACGTCTACAACTCGGTCAGTTACGACACGCAGGCCTGCGACGAAGCGTGCCGCGCCGAGCACGTGTGCGCGCTGCGCGAGGTGGCCTTCGACGGGTACGCGGCCTGCCTGCGTGCCCCCGGCGTCGCGCCCGCGCCCTGCCTTGCGCTCCTGCCCGCGGCGCTGCTGGGCTTGCGCGCGCTGCTCGTGTCCTGA
- the SMPDL3B gene encoding acid sphingomyelinase-like phosphodiesterase 3b isoform X3, whose translation MRLPEVLIFLASWGVARAPPDTKVYAALGNHDFHPKNQLPAGSNNIYNQVAELWRPWLNNESITSFKEGAFYSEKLPGLSGAGRIVVLNTNLYYGNNEQTAGMADPGQQFQWLDDLLTSASQAGEMVYIIGHVPPGFFEKTRNKAWFREGFNEEYLKVVRRHHRVIAGQFFGHHHTDSFRMFYDSAGHGDLLLEPEPGERAGRAKLGARVPGDRGLRGAGRRCPLHARGARPHRQRPGCVAALLRLQLGQLRHAGLRRSVPRRARVRAARGGLRRVRGLPACPRRRARALPCAPARGAAGLARAARVLTLGEPTADALGKMEAASALRAGLLHPFPSQRQQNELGLGSRSGNEAPRVPPAAHFFHVSCFIQNTLLVMRVINL comes from the exons ATACTAAAGTCTACGCTGCTTTGGGAAATCATGACTTTCACCCCAAAAACCAATTACCCGCAGGGAGCAACAATATCTACAACCAGGTAGCAGAGCTGTGGCGACCCTGGCTCAATAACGAATCCATCACTTCCTTCAAAGAAG GTGCCTTCTATTCTGAGAAGCTGCCGGGGCTGAGCGGGGCTGGGCGAATCGTGGTCCTCAACACCAACCTGTACTACGGCAACAATGAGCAGACGGCCGGCATGGCTGACCCCGGCCAGCAGTTCCAGTGGCTGGACGACCTGCTGACCAGTGCATCCCAGGCTGGGGAAATG GTGTACATCATCGGCCACGTGCCCCCGGGGTTCTTTGAGAAGACACGGAACAAAGCGTGGTTTCGGGAGGGCTTCAATGAGGAGTACCTGAAGGTGGTCCGGAGGCATCATCGAGTCATCGCCGGGCAGTTCTTCGGGCACCACCACACCGACAGCTTTCGGATGTTCTATGACAGTGCAG GACATGGTGACCTACTTCTTGAACCTGAGCCAGGCGAACGCGCTGGGCGCGCCAAGCTGGGAGCTCGAGTACCGGGTGACCGAGGCCTACGGGGTGCCGGACGCAGGTGCCCGCTCCATGCACGCGGCGCTCGGCCGCATCGCCAGCGACCAGGGTGCGTTGCAGCGTTACTACGTCTACAACTCGGTCAGTTACGACACGCAGGCCTGCGACGAAGCGTGCCGCGCCGAGCACGTGTGCGCGCTGCGCGAGGTGGCCTTCGACGGGTACGCGGCCTGCCTGCGTGCCCCCGGCGTCGCGCCCGCGCCCTGCCTTGCGCTCCTGCCCGCGGCGCTGCTGGGCTTGCGCGCGCTGCTCGTGTCCTGACCTTGGGGGAACCAACGGCCGACGCGCTTGGTAAAATGGAGGCAGCATCAGCCCTGAGAGCTGGACTCCTCCACCCTTTCCCCTCCCAGCGACAGCAGAATGAACTGGGACTGGGCAGCCGATCAGGAAATGAAGCCCCGAGGGTCCCACCAGCAGCACATTTCTTTCACGTTTCATGTTTTATCCAAAACACTCTGCTCGTCATGCGTGttattaatttataa
- the XKR8 gene encoding XK-related protein 8 produces MPWSPRAVLLRDLVLGILGTLAFLIDLGADVWAASQYVLSGRYLWAALVLALLGLASVALQLFSWVWLRSDVSIPLAPKPPGRYLALLHLLQLGYLYRCVQGLQQGLLVWRQEVPSEFDLAYADFLSLDISMLRLFETFLETTPQLTLVLAIILQSGSAEYYQWVSICTSFVGISWALLDYHRALRTCLPSKPLLGLGASVIYFLWNLLLLWPRVLVVALFSALFPHYVALHFLGLWLVFLFWVWLQGTDFMPGPHSEWLYRATVATILYFSWFNVAEGHTRGRATIHLVFLLHDSLLLVVAWVTQSAWLPSGHLLQSLLPAAGVCFLLGLALRLAYYCWLHPSRRWEPDQVDGTRGLRSLEERQLPQNRRMAQLAKNFFPKARDEAVLPWKGEVNGVL; encoded by the exons ATGCCCTGGTCGCCCCGCGCCGTGCTCTTAAGGGACCTAGTCCTTGGAATATTGGGCACCCTCGCCTTCCTGATCGACCTGGGCGCCGATGTGTGGGCCGCGAGCCAGTATGTGCTCAGCGGTCGCTACCTGTGGGCCGCGCTGGTGCTGGCGCTGTTGGGCCTCGCCTCGGTCGCGCTGCAGCTCTTCAGCTGGGTCTGGCTGCGCTCCGACGTCTCCATCCCTCTCGCGCCGAAGCCCCCTGGCCGGTACCTGGCGCTGTTGCATCTCCTCCAGCTGGGCTACCTGTACAG ATGCGTGCAGGGGCTGCAGCAGGGGCTGCTGGTGTGGCGGCAGGAGGTCCCCTCCGAGTTCGACCTGGCCTACGCCGACTTCCTCTCCCTGGACATCAGCATGCTGCGACTCTTCGAGACCTTCCTGGAGACGACGCCGCAGCTCACCCTGGTGCTGGCCATCATACTGCAGAGCGGCAGCGCCGAGTACTACCAGT GGGTCAGCATCTGTACGTCCTTTGTGGGTATCTCGTGGGCACTGCTCGATTACCACCGGGCCTTGCGCACCTGCCTCCCCTCCAAGCCTCTCCTGGGACTGGGCGCCTCCGTGATCTACTTCCTGTGgaacctgctgctgctgtggcCCCGGGTGCTGGTCGTGGCCCTCTTCTCAGCCCTCTTCCCCCACTACGTGGCCCTGCACTTCTTGGGTCTGTGGCTGGTGTTCCTCTTCTGGGTCTGGCTGCAGGGCACGGACTTCATGCCAGGTCCCCACTCTGAGTGGCTGTACCGGGCGACCGTGGCCACCATCCTGTATTTCTCCTGGTTCAATGTGGCGGAGGGCCACACCCGAGGCCGTGCCACCATCCACCTGGTGTTCCTGCTGCACGACAGCCTTCTCCTGGTGGTGGCCTGGGTGACTCAGAGCGCCTGGCTGCCCAGCGGGCACCTGCTGCAGAGCCTGCTGCCCGCAGCCGGGGTCTGCTTCCTCCTGGGGCTGGCTCTGCGGCTGGCCTACTACTGCTGGCTACACCCTAGCCGCCGCTGGGAGCCCGACCAGGTGGACGGGACCAGGGGTCTCCGCTCCCTTGAGGAGCGTCAGCTCCCGCAGAACAGACGCATGGCCCAGCTGGCTAAGAACTTTTTCCCCAAGGCGAGGGATGAAGCTGTTTTGCCATGGAAGGGAGAGGTGAATGGTGTCCTTTGA